The following coding sequences are from one Armatimonadota bacterium window:
- the accB gene encoding acetyl-CoA carboxylase biotin carboxyl carrier protein, with protein MSEDSRLDLDQIRAVIQIASEAADIAELEVQSPTLRISVKKAAAATPKAPAAPAGPPAPAPAGGALPAAEPDHLVAITAPMVGTFYRAPSPDAPPFVSEGDLVEPGQTVCIIEAMKLFNEIQSEVRGRIARILVENAAPVEYGQTLMLVDTSADGA; from the coding sequence GTGAGCGAGGATTCCCGGCTCGACCTCGACCAGATCCGGGCGGTGATCCAGATCGCCAGCGAGGCGGCCGACATCGCCGAGCTGGAGGTCCAGTCGCCCACCCTGCGGATTTCGGTCAAGAAGGCGGCCGCGGCGACACCCAAGGCGCCCGCGGCGCCGGCCGGCCCACCCGCCCCCGCACCGGCGGGCGGAGCGCTGCCGGCGGCGGAGCCCGACCACCTGGTGGCCATCACCGCCCCCATGGTCGGCACCTTTTACCGCGCCCCCAGCCCCGACGCGCCGCCGTTCGTCAGCGAGGGAGACCTGGTGGAGCCGGGCCAGACGGTGTGCATCATCGAGGCCATGAAGCTGTTCAACGAGATCCAGAGCGAGGTCCGGGGCCGGATCGCCCGCATCCTGGTGGAGAACGCCGCCCCCGTGGAGTACGGGCAGACCCTGATGCTGGTGGACACGTCGGCGGACGGGGCCTGA
- a CDS encoding LLM class flavin-dependent oxidoreductase, with protein sequence MKFGIQPTEGGTLTEEALAEVIHAEEMGFDSVWLSEHHGVQDHYWPSPLLMLSALAARTERIFLGTNVIILPFYHPRRVVEEAAMLQALSRGRFILGVGMGYREEEYAAYGVSLTERGRRYEEALVAIRHLMRQDGAAFHGRFFHLAPLAVEPWVPFPVWAGGWGRENLRRAAVYADAWIPGPVADLRQLMACRAQYEEFVRRAGGDPGARPRVLTRELIVAPTRSKALAAAERYLLPIYRDEYGGGWRHRLVHPDQAHDMEALGTERFIVGSPEDVIAGVKFFAERLGCDHLIFRLYGPHTPHAFIMEEITLLGTEVLPAFKTS encoded by the coding sequence ATGAAGTTCGGCATTCAGCCTACCGAAGGGGGCACGCTGACGGAGGAAGCTCTGGCTGAAGTGATTCATGCGGAGGAGATGGGTTTCGATTCGGTATGGCTTTCAGAACATCACGGAGTACAGGACCATTACTGGCCGTCGCCGTTGCTGATGCTGTCCGCGCTGGCCGCGCGGACCGAGCGCATTTTTCTGGGCACGAACGTCATCATCCTGCCTTTCTATCATCCGCGTCGAGTGGTCGAAGAGGCGGCGATGCTGCAGGCGCTGTCGCGAGGACGGTTCATCCTGGGTGTGGGCATGGGGTATCGGGAGGAGGAGTACGCCGCGTATGGCGTCTCCCTAACCGAGCGGGGGAGACGGTATGAGGAAGCGCTGGTGGCGATCCGCCATCTCATGAGGCAGGACGGTGCGGCGTTTCATGGCAGGTTCTTCCACTTGGCTCCTCTCGCTGTGGAGCCATGGGTGCCGTTCCCGGTGTGGGCCGGGGGGTGGGGACGGGAGAATCTTCGCCGAGCGGCAGTGTACGCCGATGCGTGGATTCCGGGGCCTGTCGCCGACCTCCGGCAGCTGATGGCATGCCGCGCCCAGTACGAGGAGTTCGTGCGTCGGGCTGGTGGAGATCCCGGGGCGCGGCCTCGAGTATTGACGCGCGAGCTGATCGTGGCTCCCACCAGGTCGAAGGCGTTGGCCGCCGCCGAACGTTACCTGCTGCCCATCTATCGGGATGAGTACGGAGGCGGCTGGCGACACCGACTGGTCCACCCCGATCAGGCGCATGACATGGAAGCACTCGGAACGGAGCGGTTTATCGTCGGGTCGCCTGAAGATGTTATCGCAGGCGTCAAATTCTTCGCCGAGCGGTTGGGCTGCGATCATCTCATTTTCCGGCTCTACGGCCCCCATACGCCCCACGCCTTTATCATGGAGGAGATCACTCTCCTGGGTACCGAGGTGCTACCGGCCTTCAAAACATCATAG
- a CDS encoding trypsin-like peptidase domain-containing protein has product MRLSATPGSLLVVLLAAAVVGGGLGSAVLPRYVGGAVAPAPPAAPPAPAAAQAPPPPAAGSAGLLAEEAAIIRVVERVRPAVVNIDTVAQVQTFFGVFPQEGAGSGVIVSEDGYILTNNHVVEGAQQIRVTLLSGRTFAARVVGTDRFSDLAVVKVTTPERLPAAQLGHSSTLRVGQLAIAIGNPFGLGHTVTVGVISALNRSIQVPGLVIENLIQTDAAINPGNSGGALVDSSGAVIGINTAIVPQAQGIGFAIPIDSARAIMDQLIRSGRVIRPYVGVVWGGDVDRSIARQYNLPVDHGVIVRDVDPRGPAAAAGIQPGDIIVAVDGRPVANWNDFIRELFTRRPGDRVRLDIVRDTSRRTVEVILAQRQ; this is encoded by the coding sequence ATGAGACTGTCCGCAACGCCGGGAAGCCTGCTGGTCGTCCTGCTGGCCGCCGCCGTGGTGGGCGGAGGCCTGGGCTCGGCGGTCCTGCCCCGCTACGTGGGAGGCGCCGTCGCCCCCGCGCCGCCCGCGGCTCCTCCCGCTCCCGCGGCCGCGCAGGCTCCCCCGCCGCCCGCGGCGGGATCGGCGGGCCTGCTGGCCGAGGAGGCGGCCATCATCCGGGTGGTGGAACGCGTGCGGCCGGCGGTGGTCAACATCGACACCGTGGCCCAGGTGCAGACCTTCTTCGGCGTGTTTCCGCAGGAAGGCGCCGGGTCGGGCGTGATCGTCAGCGAGGACGGCTACATCCTGACCAACAACCACGTGGTGGAGGGCGCCCAGCAGATCCGGGTCACCCTGCTGTCGGGGCGGACGTTCGCCGCGCGCGTGGTGGGCACCGACCGGTTCAGCGACCTGGCGGTGGTGAAGGTCACCACCCCTGAGCGCCTGCCGGCCGCGCAGCTGGGCCACTCCAGCACCCTGCGGGTCGGCCAGCTGGCCATCGCCATCGGCAACCCCTTCGGGCTGGGGCACACGGTCACCGTGGGGGTGATTTCCGCCCTCAACCGCAGCATCCAGGTGCCGGGTCTCGTCATCGAGAACCTGATCCAGACCGACGCGGCCATCAACCCCGGCAACAGCGGAGGGGCCCTGGTGGACAGCAGCGGGGCGGTCATCGGCATCAACACGGCCATCGTGCCCCAGGCCCAGGGCATCGGGTTTGCCATCCCCATCGACAGCGCCCGGGCCATCATGGACCAGCTCATCCGCAGCGGGCGGGTCATCCGCCCCTACGTGGGTGTGGTGTGGGGCGGGGACGTGGACCGCAGCATCGCCCGCCAGTACAACCTGCCCGTGGATCACGGGGTGATCGTGCGGGACGTGGATCCGCGGGGGCCGGCGGCGGCGGCGGGCATCCAGCCGGGGGACATCATCGTCGCCGTGGACGGGCGGCCGGTGGCCAACTGGAACGACTTCATCCGGGAGCTCTTCACCCGCCGCCCGGGCGACCGGGTGCGCCTGGACATCGTCCGGGACACCTCGCGGCGCACCGTCGAGGTGATCCTGGCGCAGAGGCAGTGA
- a CDS encoding sugar phosphate isomerase/epimerase family protein — MKISVVTDELSDDAETALELAAELGIHEVELRGVGGRRVPRLDPYWRRRLPQLLDRFGMRVVAISPGLFKIPLPEPVTEGFQVLRWQDREEWVRERRQSAVWEDHRTTLLKESLAFAHELGCRRVIVFGVVKSPGAETTPPVVTEVLREAAKAAEQAGVTLLLENEHICWADTGARTAALVRQIGSPALQVNWDPGNAFAAGECPYPDGYAAVRGLVGHVHVKDARRHVSGHIEWATHGEIDWRGQVSALLADGYDGYLVIETHVRPKIAAVRATLRRLQEALR, encoded by the coding sequence ATGAAGATTTCGGTTGTTACTGACGAGCTCAGCGACGATGCGGAGACTGCCTTGGAGCTGGCAGCGGAGCTGGGGATTCACGAGGTAGAGTTGCGTGGCGTGGGCGGTCGCCGGGTACCGCGGCTCGATCCGTATTGGCGCCGTCGGCTTCCACAGCTTTTGGACCGGTTCGGTATGCGAGTAGTGGCCATTTCCCCGGGGCTGTTCAAGATTCCACTCCCGGAGCCGGTGACCGAGGGCTTTCAGGTGCTTCGCTGGCAGGATCGGGAGGAGTGGGTGCGAGAGCGCCGACAATCAGCGGTGTGGGAGGATCATCGGACGACGCTATTAAAGGAGAGCCTGGCATTTGCTCACGAGCTGGGCTGCCGCCGCGTGATCGTGTTCGGTGTGGTGAAGTCGCCAGGTGCGGAGACCACGCCGCCCGTCGTGACAGAGGTCTTGAGGGAAGCTGCCAAGGCAGCGGAGCAGGCGGGGGTCACGCTGCTCCTGGAGAACGAACACATTTGTTGGGCGGATACAGGGGCGCGCACGGCCGCGCTGGTCCGCCAGATCGGGTCACCCGCATTGCAGGTGAACTGGGATCCGGGCAACGCCTTCGCTGCAGGGGAGTGCCCGTATCCGGATGGCTATGCCGCGGTGCGCGGTCTGGTTGGTCATGTACACGTCAAAGATGCGCGGCGGCACGTGTCCGGGCACATTGAGTGGGCAACCCACGGTGAGATCGACTGGCGGGGCCAAGTGAGCGCTCTGCTCGCCGATGGATATGACGGGTATCTCGTGATCGAGACCCACGTGCGACCCAAAATCGCGGCAGTGCGTGCGACCCTCCGGCGTCTGCAGGAGGCGCTGAGATGA
- a CDS encoding SPFH domain-containing protein, with translation MPGVLTTFALAVAAIIVGISIISAAIKVVREYQRLVVFRLGKAIGQRGPGLVFLIPIVDKAVWVDLREFFLEIPSQTCITKDNAPINIDFLIYFKVFDPEKSVIQVADFAGAARGIATTTLRAVVGDISLDDVLAKREQINQVLRAKLDEVTERWGVKVTTVEIREILPPREVQEAMTKQMSAERNRRALVTEADGKREAAIKVAEGEKQAAILKAEGDRQAAILRAEGFSLALDKIYSVARNVDSKTMTLQYLEALKALGEGASTKFIFPMEFTRLLQPLVDMARESGRSERPPNAP, from the coding sequence GTGCCGGGTGTGCTGACCACGTTCGCCCTGGCGGTGGCGGCGATCATCGTGGGCATTTCCATCATCAGCGCCGCCATCAAGGTGGTCCGGGAGTACCAGCGCCTGGTGGTGTTCCGCCTGGGCAAGGCCATCGGCCAGCGGGGCCCCGGACTGGTCTTTCTGATCCCCATCGTGGACAAGGCGGTGTGGGTGGACCTGCGGGAGTTCTTCCTGGAGATCCCCTCCCAGACCTGCATCACCAAGGACAACGCCCCCATCAACATCGACTTCCTGATCTACTTCAAGGTGTTCGATCCGGAGAAGTCGGTCATCCAGGTGGCCGACTTCGCGGGGGCTGCCCGCGGGATCGCCACCACCACCCTGCGGGCGGTGGTGGGCGACATCTCCCTGGACGACGTCCTGGCCAAGCGGGAGCAGATCAACCAGGTCCTGCGGGCCAAGCTGGACGAGGTCACCGAGCGGTGGGGGGTCAAGGTCACCACGGTGGAGATCCGCGAAATCCTGCCCCCGCGCGAAGTGCAGGAGGCGATGACCAAGCAGATGTCCGCGGAGCGCAACCGCCGCGCCCTGGTGACCGAGGCCGACGGGAAGCGGGAGGCGGCCATCAAGGTGGCCGAGGGCGAAAAGCAGGCCGCCATCCTCAAGGCCGAGGGCGACCGCCAGGCGGCCATCCTGCGGGCCGAGGGCTTCTCCCTGGCCCTGGACAAGATCTACTCGGTGGCCCGCAACGTGGACAGCAAGACCATGACCCTGCAGTACCTGGAGGCCCTCAAGGCCCTGGGAGAGGGCGCGTCTACCAAGTTCATCTTCCCGATGGAGTTCACCCGGCTGCTGCAGCCTCTGGTGGACATGGCCCGGGAGTCAGGCCGCAGCGAGCGCCCACCCAATGCGCCCTAG
- a CDS encoding acetyl-CoA carboxylase carboxyltransferase subunit alpha, which yields MTSLPPDRDGPPAGPLTPWQVVQLARHPQRPRLVDYLAGLFTDVMELHGDRLYRDDPALLAALARFDGEPVVVVGHNKGKDTRENVARNFGMPYPEGYRKALRAMRLAEKFRYPVLSFVDTPGAYPGDEAEERGQAEAIARNIQEMSRLRTPILVVITGEGGSGGALAIGVGDVILMLQHAVYTVISPEGCAAILWHDASRAEDAAAALRLTATDLLALGVVDEVVPEPPGGAHADPDAAVVAVRDALGRHLPALRQTPVEVLLERRYAKYRRMGRVVEVAP from the coding sequence ATGACCTCCCTCCCCCCGGACCGGGACGGACCGCCCGCGGGTCCCCTCACCCCCTGGCAGGTGGTCCAGCTGGCCCGCCACCCCCAGCGGCCGCGGCTGGTGGACTACCTGGCGGGCCTGTTCACCGACGTCATGGAACTGCACGGCGACCGCCTCTACCGGGACGACCCGGCGCTGCTGGCCGCCCTGGCCCGGTTCGACGGGGAGCCGGTGGTGGTGGTGGGCCACAATAAAGGAAAGGACACCCGGGAAAACGTGGCCCGCAACTTCGGGATGCCCTATCCGGAAGGCTATCGCAAGGCTCTGCGGGCCATGCGCCTGGCGGAGAAGTTCCGCTATCCGGTTCTCAGCTTCGTCGACACTCCCGGAGCGTACCCGGGGGACGAAGCCGAAGAGCGCGGCCAGGCCGAGGCCATCGCCCGCAACATCCAGGAGATGAGCCGCCTGCGCACCCCCATCCTGGTGGTGATCACCGGCGAAGGCGGCAGCGGCGGCGCCCTGGCCATCGGGGTGGGCGACGTGATCCTGATGCTTCAGCACGCCGTGTACACCGTGATCTCCCCCGAAGGGTGCGCCGCCATCCTGTGGCACGACGCCTCCCGGGCCGAGGACGCGGCGGCCGCCCTGCGGCTCACCGCCACCGATCTGCTGGCCCTCGGGGTGGTGGACGAGGTGGTCCCGGAACCTCCCGGAGGCGCCCACGCCGATCCCGATGCGGCGGTGGTGGCGGTGCGGGACGCCCTGGGCCGCCACCTGCCGGCGCTCCGGCAGACGCCGGTGGAGGTCCTGCTGGAGCGCCGGTACGCCAAGTACCGCCGGATGGGCCGGGTGGTGGAGGTGGCGCCGTGA
- the argS gene encoding arginine--tRNA ligase: MTTYTYQAARQQALDAVRAALDSLAPGAAADLSLPASVPPAGVAADLAVPCFALAARLRQPPAEVARRLAEAVGAGPLVAEARAEGGYLNIAFDRPPVARGVLDELAALGGRYGSTDAGGGRAVVIDYSSPNVAKPMSVGHLRSTIIGDALYRLFAFTGYRPVGVNHIADWGTQFGKLLYAFLTWGDREAYRRDPLRELLRVYVQFEREAERDASLEERGREWSLRLEQGDPQARALWREFVDHSLAAFNRIYDLLEVRFDHVLGESFYADKVGEVIEMALRAGVAVEDEGALIIRLDDVGISTPLVLRRRDGATLYVTRDLAAAIYRIRTWNPVQLIYVVGSEQRLHFQQLFAALRKLGFTQVTYAHVDFGLITLPEGRMSTRRGRVVFLEDVLSEAIARARALVDAKNPELPEDERAEVARIVGIGALKYADLSQNRVKNITFDWDRMLSLEGDSAPYLQYTYVRARGILRRGGAEALEGPFDPRVAEGAREWALLRSLGRFPDVVWEATHTYSPHLVANHLYDLAQAFHAFYHEVPVLQTPDPGLRATRVRLVAGVATVMRTGLGLLGIRVPERM, translated from the coding sequence GTGACCACCTACACCTATCAGGCCGCCAGGCAGCAGGCGCTGGACGCGGTGCGGGCCGCGCTGGACAGCCTCGCGCCCGGGGCGGCCGCCGACCTCTCCCTGCCGGCGTCCGTGCCGCCGGCGGGCGTGGCGGCCGATCTGGCCGTGCCCTGCTTCGCCCTGGCCGCGCGCCTGCGGCAGCCGCCCGCGGAGGTGGCGCGCCGTCTGGCCGAGGCGGTTGGGGCGGGCCCGCTGGTGGCCGAGGCGCGGGCCGAGGGCGGGTACCTCAACATCGCCTTCGACCGTCCGCCGGTGGCCCGGGGCGTGCTGGACGAACTGGCCGCCCTGGGCGGCCGCTACGGCAGCACCGACGCCGGAGGCGGGCGCGCCGTGGTCATCGACTACTCCTCGCCCAACGTGGCCAAGCCCATGTCGGTGGGGCACCTGCGGTCCACCATCATCGGCGACGCCCTGTACCGGCTGTTTGCCTTCACCGGCTACCGCCCGGTGGGGGTGAACCACATCGCCGACTGGGGAACCCAGTTCGGCAAGCTCCTGTATGCCTTCCTGACGTGGGGGGATCGGGAGGCCTACCGGCGCGACCCCCTGCGGGAGCTGCTGCGGGTGTACGTGCAGTTCGAGCGCGAGGCCGAGCGGGACGCGTCCCTGGAGGAGCGGGGACGCGAGTGGTCCCTGCGGCTGGAGCAGGGGGACCCCCAGGCCCGGGCCCTGTGGCGCGAGTTCGTCGACCACAGCCTGGCCGCCTTCAACCGCATCTACGATCTGCTGGAGGTGCGGTTCGACCACGTGCTGGGCGAGAGTTTCTACGCCGACAAGGTGGGCGAGGTCATCGAGATGGCGCTCCGGGCCGGGGTGGCGGTGGAGGACGAGGGGGCGCTCATCATCCGCCTGGACGACGTGGGCATCTCGACCCCGCTGGTGCTGCGGCGGCGGGACGGCGCCACCCTGTACGTCACCCGGGACCTGGCCGCCGCCATCTACCGCATCCGCACGTGGAATCCCGTCCAGCTGATCTACGTGGTGGGCAGCGAGCAGCGGCTGCACTTCCAGCAGCTGTTCGCCGCCCTGCGCAAGCTGGGGTTCACCCAGGTCACCTACGCCCACGTGGACTTCGGCCTCATCACGCTGCCCGAAGGCCGGATGAGCACCCGCCGGGGCCGGGTGGTGTTCCTGGAGGACGTGCTTTCGGAGGCCATCGCCCGCGCCCGGGCGCTGGTGGACGCCAAGAACCCCGAGCTGCCCGAGGACGAACGGGCCGAGGTCGCCCGGATCGTGGGCATCGGCGCCCTCAAGTACGCCGACCTGTCCCAGAACCGGGTCAAGAACATCACCTTCGATTGGGACCGCATGCTGTCCCTGGAAGGGGACAGCGCCCCCTACCTGCAGTACACCTACGTGCGGGCCCGCGGCATCCTGCGCCGGGGCGGCGCCGAGGCCCTGGAGGGGCCGTTCGACCCCCGGGTGGCGGAGGGGGCCCGGGAGTGGGCGCTGCTGCGGTCCCTGGGGCGGTTTCCGGACGTCGTGTGGGAGGCCACCCACACCTACTCGCCGCACCTGGTGGCCAACCACCTGTACGATCTCGCCCAGGCGTTCCACGCCTTCTACCACGAGGTTCCGGTGCTGCAGACCCCCGACCCGGGACTGCGGGCCACCCGGGTCAGGCTGGTGGCGGGGGTGGCCACCGTCATGCGGACGGGACTGGGGTTGCTGGGGATCCGGGTGCCCGAGCGGATGTGA
- a CDS encoding ROK family glucokinase, translating into MYVIGVDLGGTKILTALVEPSGDVRARRRVATPQAGPEAVVEAIAATVEGVLADASLPRADCLGVGVGAPGPLDPQTGVVYEPANLPGWRDVPLAALLAARLGLPCHVENDANAAAVGEWWVGAGRGVADLVYITVSTGIGGGIILGHRLVQGCSGTAGEIGHTVVDLDGPVCGCGRRGHLEALASGRAIARMAAEAVAAGRPTSLAALGADPARLSAEVVAREAGRGDAVAREIFERAGFYVGVGVANLLNLLNPRRVVIGGGVSKAGALLLDPVRRTARQLAFERPARDAEIVPAALGDDAGVVGAAAVVLQRTGALGVPGAEG; encoded by the coding sequence ATGTACGTGATCGGGGTCGACCTGGGCGGCACCAAGATCCTGACGGCGCTGGTCGAGCCCTCCGGGGATGTGCGGGCGCGCCGGCGGGTGGCCACACCCCAGGCAGGGCCCGAGGCGGTGGTGGAGGCCATCGCCGCGACCGTCGAGGGAGTCCTGGCCGACGCCAGTCTGCCCCGCGCCGACTGCCTGGGGGTGGGGGTGGGAGCGCCCGGCCCCCTGGACCCGCAGACCGGCGTGGTCTACGAGCCGGCCAACCTTCCCGGGTGGCGCGACGTACCCCTGGCCGCCCTGCTGGCCGCGCGGCTGGGCCTGCCCTGCCACGTGGAAAACGACGCGAACGCCGCGGCCGTAGGCGAGTGGTGGGTGGGGGCCGGCCGGGGTGTCGCCGACCTGGTCTACATCACCGTCAGCACCGGCATCGGAGGAGGCATCATCCTGGGCCACCGCCTGGTGCAGGGCTGCAGCGGCACCGCCGGGGAGATCGGCCACACGGTGGTGGACCTGGACGGGCCGGTGTGCGGGTGCGGGCGGCGCGGGCACCTGGAGGCGCTGGCCTCCGGGCGCGCCATCGCCCGCATGGCCGCCGAGGCGGTGGCCGCGGGGCGCCCGACCTCCCTCGCGGCCCTGGGGGCGGACCCCGCGCGTCTGTCCGCCGAAGTCGTGGCCCGGGAGGCCGGCCGGGGCGACGCCGTGGCCCGCGAGATCTTCGAGCGGGCGGGGTTCTACGTGGGGGTGGGGGTGGCCAACCTGCTCAACCTTCTCAACCCCCGGCGGGTGGTGATCGGCGGAGGCGTGAGCAAGGCCGGGGCGTTGCTGCTGGACCCGGTGCGGCGGACGGCCCGCCAGCTCGCCTTCGAGCGCCCCGCGCGGGATGCGGAGATCGTGCCGGCGGCCTTGGGCGACGACGCCGGGGTCGTGGGGGCGGCGGCGGTGGTCCTGCAGCGGACGGGCGCCCTGGGGGTGCCGGGGGCGGAGGGGTGA
- the accC gene encoding acetyl-CoA carboxylase biotin carboxylase subunit, giving the protein MFSKLLIANRGEIAVRIIRACRELGIRTVAVYSEADRGALHVRMADEAFCIGPPPAADSYLNIPNIMSTAELLGVDAIHPGYGFLAENPHFAEICRDVNITFVGPSPEAIAAMGNKAAARQRMKAAGVPVIPGSDGPVRSEAEAWELARSLGFPLIVKASAGGGGRGMRIVHTREELRRALQTAQAEAEAAFGSGELYLEKYVEEPRHIEVQILADAHHNIIHLGARDCSIQRRHQKLLEESPPPGLRDRFLRALGKAAVRAAHAINYTGAGTVEFLVDRDGHFYFMEMNTRIQVEHPVTEMVTGVDIVKWQIRIAAGERLTLHQGEVEFRGHAIECRINAEDPRHDFRPAPGTLTAFVPPGGPGVRVDTHAFAGYTIPPYYDSLVAKVIAWGADRTEAIARMRRALQEFEIAGVPTTIPFHLMVLDNAFFRRGEVYTNFVQRRIDLAALASAASPGR; this is encoded by the coding sequence ATGTTCAGTAAGCTGCTGATCGCCAACCGGGGCGAGATTGCCGTCCGGATCATCCGGGCGTGCCGGGAGCTGGGGATCCGCACGGTGGCCGTCTACTCCGAGGCCGACCGCGGGGCCCTGCACGTGCGGATGGCCGACGAGGCATTCTGCATCGGCCCCCCGCCGGCGGCGGACTCCTACCTCAACATTCCCAACATCATGAGCACGGCGGAGCTGCTGGGGGTGGACGCCATCCACCCCGGGTACGGCTTCCTGGCCGAGAATCCGCACTTTGCCGAGATCTGCCGGGACGTCAACATCACCTTCGTCGGCCCCTCCCCCGAGGCCATCGCCGCCATGGGCAACAAGGCGGCGGCCCGGCAGCGGATGAAGGCCGCCGGCGTGCCGGTCATCCCCGGCAGCGACGGACCCGTGCGCAGCGAGGCGGAGGCGTGGGAGCTGGCGCGCTCCCTGGGCTTTCCCCTGATCGTCAAGGCCTCGGCCGGCGGGGGAGGGCGGGGAATGCGGATCGTCCACACCCGGGAGGAGTTGCGGCGGGCCCTGCAGACGGCCCAGGCGGAGGCCGAGGCGGCCTTCGGCAGCGGCGAGCTCTACCTGGAAAAGTATGTGGAGGAACCCCGCCACATCGAGGTCCAGATCCTGGCCGACGCCCACCACAACATCATCCACCTGGGGGCCCGGGATTGCTCCATCCAGCGGCGGCACCAGAAGCTGCTGGAGGAGTCGCCGCCGCCGGGCCTGCGCGACCGCTTCCTGCGGGCCCTGGGCAAGGCCGCCGTGCGCGCGGCCCACGCCATCAACTACACCGGCGCCGGCACCGTGGAGTTCCTGGTGGACCGGGACGGCCACTTCTACTTCATGGAGATGAACACCCGCATCCAGGTGGAGCACCCGGTGACCGAGATGGTGACCGGGGTGGACATCGTCAAGTGGCAGATCCGCATCGCCGCCGGGGAGCGCCTCACCCTCCACCAGGGGGAGGTGGAGTTCCGGGGGCACGCCATCGAGTGCCGGATCAACGCCGAAGACCCGCGCCACGACTTCCGCCCGGCGCCGGGGACCCTCACCGCGTTCGTGCCGCCGGGCGGGCCCGGGGTGCGGGTGGACACCCACGCCTTCGCCGGCTACACCATCCCGCCCTACTACGACTCTCTGGTGGCCAAGGTCATCGCGTGGGGAGCCGACCGGACCGAGGCCATCGCCCGCATGCGGCGCGCGCTGCAGGAGTTCGAGATCGCGGGGGTGCCCACCACCATTCCCTTCCACCTGATGGTGCTGGACAACGCCTTTTTCCGCCGGGGCGAGGTGTACACCAACTTCGTGCAGCGCCGCATCGACCTGGCCGCGCTGGCGTCGGCCGCCTCCCCCGGACGGTAG
- the accD gene encoding acetyl-CoA carboxylase, carboxyltransferase subunit beta has protein sequence MLNWLRRPKYGSLQRREMPAGLWARCPRCQKLVYRKELERHLRVCPRCGYHHRLSAAERLEITLDPGSFREYDAGLTSTDPLAFEGYAAKLAEARARTGRAEAVLTGEGTIEGWRAVVGALDFFFMGGSMGSAVGEKVARAAERARESRLPLIVFSASGGARMQEGVLSLMQLAKTGAAVGRLHDAGIPYISVLCDPTTGGVTASFAFLGDVILAEPGALIGFAGRRVIEQTIRRRLPDDFQTAEFCLQKGLIDMVVPRAEMRSTLARLLSFFGAPRAAPPEPAPAHP, from the coding sequence GTGCTGAACTGGTTGCGCCGCCCCAAGTATGGATCCCTCCAGCGCCGCGAGATGCCGGCGGGCCTGTGGGCCCGCTGCCCCCGGTGCCAGAAACTCGTCTACCGCAAGGAACTGGAGCGCCACCTGCGGGTGTGTCCCCGGTGCGGGTACCACCACCGCCTGTCGGCGGCCGAACGCCTGGAGATCACCCTGGACCCCGGCAGCTTCCGGGAGTACGACGCCGGGCTCACCTCCACCGACCCCCTGGCCTTTGAGGGCTACGCGGCCAAACTCGCCGAAGCCCGGGCCCGCACGGGCCGGGCCGAGGCGGTCCTGACGGGCGAGGGAACCATCGAGGGCTGGCGGGCGGTGGTGGGTGCGCTCGACTTCTTCTTCATGGGGGGGTCCATGGGCTCGGCGGTGGGCGAGAAGGTGGCCCGGGCCGCCGAGCGGGCGCGGGAGTCGCGGCTGCCACTGATCGTCTTTTCGGCGTCGGGCGGCGCCCGCATGCAGGAGGGCGTGCTGTCCCTCATGCAGCTGGCCAAGACCGGCGCCGCCGTCGGGCGCCTCCACGACGCCGGGATCCCGTACATCTCGGTCCTGTGCGACCCCACCACCGGCGGGGTGACCGCCTCGTTCGCGTTCCTGGGAGACGTCATCCTGGCCGAACCGGGGGCGCTGATCGGGTTCGCCGGCCGCCGGGTCATCGAGCAGACCATCCGCCGGCGGCTGCCCGACGACTTCCAGACGGCGGAGTTCTGCCTGCAGAAGGGGCTGATCGACATGGTGGTGCCGCGGGCGGAGATGCGGTCCACCCTGGCGCGGCTGCTGTCCTTCTTCGGAGCTCCCCGGGCGGCTCCGCCGGAACCGGCCCCCGCGCATCCATGA